A single Brevundimonas sp. SL130 DNA region contains:
- a CDS encoding group III truncated hemoglobin: MESRFRIEDPAGAAARREATVQRLRDETGIDEAMIDALVEGFYARVRTDHLIGPIFAERIDDWGPHLAQMKLFWSSVALSTGVYQGRPMPKHLPLPIDARHFDRWLEVFVETARDLCPPVAAAHFIERARRIAESLELGIATANGVMLAKGERFVRPTQGWTPD; the protein is encoded by the coding sequence ATGGAAAGTCGCTTCCGCATCGAAGACCCCGCCGGGGCCGCCGCCCGCCGCGAGGCGACCGTTCAGCGTCTGCGCGACGAGACCGGCATAGACGAGGCCATGATCGACGCCCTGGTCGAGGGCTTCTACGCCCGCGTCCGCACCGATCATCTCATCGGCCCGATCTTCGCCGAGCGCATAGACGATTGGGGCCCGCATCTGGCGCAGATGAAGCTGTTCTGGTCGTCTGTCGCCCTATCGACCGGCGTCTATCAGGGGCGGCCGATGCCGAAACACCTGCCCTTGCCCATCGACGCCCGCCATTTCGACCGCTGGTTGGAGGTTTTCGTCGAGACCGCACGAGACCTGTGCCCGCCCGTCGCCGCCGCCCACTTCATCGAACGCGCCCGCCGCATCGCCGAAAGCCTGGAACTGGGGATCGCGACCGCCAACGGGGTGATGCTGGCCAAGGGCGAGCGGTTCGTGCGGCCGACCCAGGGTTGGACGCCGGATTAG
- a CDS encoding M28 family metallopeptidase, giving the protein MRIVSSFAAVLLAGVTLSACATAGPDRAAASFDAARISEDIRILSSDAFEGRGIATPAEDKVVQYLSTQYAAAGFQPGGPNGQWTQDVILNRFVQSNVRASLKLGDWSLPMTQGREVAISTRRPAQHVSLKDAPLVFVGYGITAPERNWNDFKGQDLRGKILVVLVNDADFDEPALNTFGGKAMTYYGRWTYKYEEAAKHGAAGVLIVHETAPASYGWATVANSWGVPQFDILRPNAAAERVPMEGWIQRDVAVDLFRRAGLDFEALKVQARSRDFQPVALPGAGFSTEFDVATNQVTSHNVIARLPGTTHPDETVLYTAHWDHIGMGEPDATGDRIFNGAVDNASGTAGLLELARMYGRSPRTERSVVMISFTAEESGLLGSEYYAVNPVYPLAKTVGGFNMDSMNVYGRVAELGVTGYGQSDFDERLAAAIQPQGRTLAPDYENAAGTYYRSDHFPLAKRGVPMAYAGSRGDFRDEPIAQRQADRAEYGAKRYHQAADEWSPNWDYRGMMEDLTVFYDVGRALANGRDWPEWKTGSEFAPVRATTAAQRR; this is encoded by the coding sequence ATGCGTATCGTCTCTTCCTTCGCCGCCGTGCTGCTGGCCGGCGTCACCCTGTCCGCCTGCGCCACCGCCGGACCGGATCGGGCCGCAGCTTCGTTCGACGCCGCGCGGATTTCAGAGGATATCCGCATCCTTTCCAGCGACGCTTTCGAGGGACGCGGCATCGCCACCCCGGCCGAAGACAAGGTCGTCCAGTATCTGAGCACACAGTACGCCGCCGCCGGCTTCCAACCGGGCGGGCCGAACGGTCAGTGGACCCAGGACGTCATCCTGAACCGGTTCGTGCAATCCAATGTCCGCGCCTCGCTGAAGCTGGGGGACTGGAGCTTGCCGATGACCCAGGGGCGGGAGGTCGCCATCTCGACCCGCCGTCCGGCGCAGCACGTCAGTCTGAAGGACGCGCCCCTGGTCTTTGTCGGCTACGGCATTACGGCGCCCGAGCGGAACTGGAACGACTTCAAGGGCCAGGACCTGCGCGGCAAGATCCTGGTCGTCCTGGTCAATGACGCCGACTTCGACGAGCCGGCGCTGAACACCTTCGGCGGCAAGGCCATGACCTATTATGGCCGCTGGACCTACAAGTACGAAGAGGCGGCCAAGCACGGCGCGGCGGGCGTTCTGATCGTCCATGAGACGGCGCCGGCCTCTTACGGCTGGGCGACCGTCGCCAACTCGTGGGGCGTGCCCCAGTTCGACATCCTGAGGCCCAATGCGGCGGCCGAGCGCGTGCCGATGGAGGGCTGGATCCAGCGCGATGTGGCGGTGGACCTGTTCCGCCGCGCGGGGCTGGATTTCGAGGCGCTGAAGGTCCAGGCGCGCAGCCGCGACTTCCAGCCCGTGGCCCTGCCCGGCGCCGGCTTCTCGACCGAGTTCGATGTGGCGACCAACCAGGTCACCAGCCACAATGTCATCGCCCGCCTGCCGGGCACGACCCACCCGGACGAAACGGTGCTGTACACCGCCCACTGGGATCACATCGGCATGGGCGAGCCGGACGCGACGGGCGACCGGATCTTCAACGGCGCCGTCGACAACGCCTCGGGCACCGCCGGCCTGCTGGAACTGGCGCGGATGTATGGACGCAGCCCCCGCACCGAACGGTCGGTGGTGATGATCAGCTTCACCGCTGAGGAAAGTGGTCTGCTGGGCTCGGAATACTACGCCGTGAACCCGGTCTATCCGCTGGCCAAGACAGTCGGCGGGTTCAACATGGATTCGATGAACGTCTACGGCCGCGTCGCCGAGCTGGGCGTCACCGGCTACGGCCAGTCCGACTTCGACGAGCGGCTTGCGGCGGCGATTCAGCCCCAGGGCCGCACCCTGGCGCCGGACTATGAAAACGCGGCCGGCACCTATTATCGTTCCGACCACTTCCCCCTGGCCAAGCGCGGCGTGCCGATGGCCTATGCGGGCAGCCGGGGCGACTTCCGCGACGAGCCGATCGCCCAGCGTCAGGCCGACCGCGCCGAATATGGCGCCAAACGCTACCACCAGGCGGCGGACGAATGGTCGCCGAACTGGGACTATCGCGGCATGATGGAGGATCTGACGGTCTTCTATGATGTGGGCCGCGCCCTGGCCAACGGCCGCGACTGGCCGGAATGGAAGACGGGCTCTGAGTTCGCCCCGGTGCGCGCCACGACGGCCGCCCAGCGTCGCTGA
- the uvrA gene encoding excinuclease ABC subunit UvrA: protein MTEKHNFIRVRGAREHNLKGVDLDIPREQLVVMTGLSGSGKSSLAFDTIYAEGQRRYVESLSAYARQFLELMGKPDVDLIEGLSPAISIEQKTTSKNPRSTVGTVTEIHDYMRLLWARVGVPYSPATGLPIESQTISQMVDKLVALPDGERILLLAPVVRGRKGEYKKEIAEWQRQGFQRLKIDGQFYAIDEAPTLDKKFKHDIDIVVDRIVTKPDQEARYADSLQTALGLADGIANAEWASVAEGETAPRSLLFSERFACPVSGFTISEIEPRLFSFNNPFGACPVCDGLGVKLAFDADLVIPDRDKSLHKGAVAPWARGPSPLYTQTLQSLSRHYGFSMDVAWRELPAQAHKAILYGTGAEKIKFTYDDNARKYEVSKPFEGVLPNLERRWRETDSAWVREELARYQSETPCDACHGKRLKPEALAVKVGGQDIADVSTLSIKKAYDWVQALPEALSDKQMEIGRRILKEIGDRLRFLNNVGLDYLSLSRASGTLSGGESQRIRLASQIGSGLTGVLYVLDEPSIGLHQRDNTRLLESLKGLRDLGNSVLVVEHDEEAILTADYVIDMGPAAGVHGGEVCAEGTPAQVMANPKSLTGKYLTGEREIEIPVDGRRPIDRKRMLKISGASGNNLKSVTGEIPVGVFTCITGVSGGGKSTFTIETLYKAAARRLNNASEAPAPFDRIEGLEHFDKVIDIDQSPIGRTPRSNPATYTGAFGPIRDWYAGLPESKARGYGPGRFSFNVKGGRCEACQGDGVIKIEMHFLPDVYVTCDVCKGKRYNRETLEIVFKGKSISDVLDMTVEEAATFFKAVPPIRDKMLTLERVGLGYVKVGQPATTLSGGEAQRVKLSKELAKRATGRTLYILDEPTTGLHFEDTRKLLEVLQELVEAGNTIVVIEHNLDVIKVADYLLDFGPEGGDGGGEIVAVGTPEQVAGNTASWTGKYLKEVLDRHETRRKARVAALGGSVEPAKKKRAKAPA, encoded by the coding sequence ATGACCGAAAAGCACAATTTCATCCGCGTTCGCGGCGCCCGCGAGCATAACCTCAAGGGCGTGGATCTCGACATCCCGCGCGAGCAGTTGGTGGTGATGACCGGCCTGTCGGGCTCGGGCAAATCCTCGCTGGCGTTCGACACCATCTACGCCGAGGGCCAGCGCCGCTATGTCGAGAGCCTGTCGGCCTATGCGCGCCAGTTCCTGGAGCTGATGGGCAAGCCGGACGTGGACCTGATTGAGGGCCTGTCCCCGGCCATCTCCATTGAGCAGAAGACGACGTCCAAGAACCCGCGCTCGACCGTCGGCACGGTGACCGAGATCCACGACTATATGCGCCTGCTGTGGGCGCGGGTCGGCGTACCCTATTCGCCGGCCACCGGCCTGCCGATCGAGAGCCAGACCATCAGCCAGATGGTCGACAAGCTGGTCGCCCTGCCCGACGGCGAACGCATCCTGCTGCTCGCCCCCGTCGTTCGGGGCAGGAAGGGCGAGTACAAGAAGGAAATCGCCGAGTGGCAGCGTCAGGGCTTCCAGCGGCTGAAGATCGACGGCCAGTTCTACGCCATCGACGAAGCCCCGACGCTGGACAAGAAGTTCAAACACGACATCGACATCGTCGTAGACCGGATCGTCACCAAGCCGGACCAGGAAGCCCGCTACGCCGACAGTCTACAGACCGCCCTGGGTCTGGCCGACGGCATCGCCAACGCCGAGTGGGCCAGCGTCGCCGAGGGCGAGACCGCGCCGCGCAGCCTGCTGTTTTCCGAGCGGTTCGCCTGTCCGGTGTCCGGCTTCACGATCAGCGAGATCGAGCCGCGGCTGTTCTCGTTCAACAATCCCTTCGGCGCCTGCCCGGTTTGCGACGGCCTGGGCGTCAAGCTGGCCTTCGACGCCGACCTGGTGATCCCGGATCGCGACAAGAGCCTGCACAAGGGCGCCGTCGCCCCCTGGGCGCGCGGCCCCTCGCCCCTCTATACCCAGACGCTGCAGTCGCTCAGCCGCCACTACGGCTTCTCGATGGACGTCGCGTGGCGCGAACTGCCCGCCCAGGCGCACAAGGCGATCCTGTACGGAACCGGCGCCGAGAAGATCAAATTCACCTACGACGACAACGCCCGCAAATACGAGGTCTCCAAGCCGTTCGAGGGCGTGCTGCCGAACCTGGAGCGTCGCTGGCGCGAGACCGACAGCGCCTGGGTGCGCGAGGAGCTGGCTCGCTATCAGTCCGAGACCCCATGCGACGCCTGCCACGGCAAGCGGCTGAAGCCCGAGGCCTTGGCGGTCAAGGTTGGGGGGCAGGACATCGCCGACGTCTCCACCCTATCGATCAAGAAGGCCTACGACTGGGTCCAAGCCCTGCCTGAGGCGCTCAGCGACAAGCAGATGGAGATCGGCCGGCGCATCCTGAAGGAGATCGGCGACCGGCTGCGGTTCCTGAATAACGTCGGCCTCGACTATCTGTCGCTGTCGCGCGCCTCCGGCACCCTGTCGGGCGGCGAGAGCCAGCGCATCCGACTGGCGTCCCAGATCGGTTCGGGCCTGACCGGCGTCCTCTATGTGCTGGACGAGCCCTCCATCGGCCTGCACCAGCGCGACAACACCCGCCTGCTGGAAAGCCTCAAGGGCCTGCGCGACCTGGGCAATTCCGTGCTCGTCGTCGAGCATGACGAGGAGGCCATCCTGACCGCCGACTATGTCATCGACATGGGCCCGGCCGCCGGCGTCCACGGCGGCGAGGTCTGCGCCGAGGGCACGCCGGCTCAGGTCATGGCCAATCCGAAGTCGCTGACCGGCAAATATCTGACCGGCGAGCGCGAGATCGAGATCCCCGTCGACGGCCGTCGTCCCATCGACCGCAAGCGGATGCTGAAGATCAGCGGCGCCAGCGGCAACAACCTCAAGAGCGTGACCGGCGAAATCCCCGTCGGCGTCTTCACCTGCATCACCGGCGTGTCCGGCGGCGGCAAGTCCACCTTCACCATCGAGACCCTGTACAAGGCCGCCGCGCGCCGCCTGAACAATGCGTCCGAAGCCCCCGCCCCCTTCGACCGGATCGAGGGGCTGGAGCATTTCGACAAGGTCATCGACATCGACCAGTCGCCCATCGGCCGCACCCCGCGCTCGAACCCGGCGACCTACACCGGGGCCTTCGGTCCCATCCGCGACTGGTACGCCGGCCTGCCGGAATCCAAGGCCCGCGGCTATGGCCCTGGCCGGTTCAGCTTCAACGTCAAGGGTGGCCGCTGCGAGGCCTGCCAGGGCGACGGCGTCATCAAGATCGAGATGCACTTCCTACCCGACGTCTATGTCACCTGCGACGTCTGCAAGGGCAAACGCTACAACCGCGAGACGCTGGAGATCGTATTCAAGGGCAAGTCGATCTCGGACGTGCTGGACATGACGGTCGAGGAGGCCGCGACCTTCTTCAAGGCCGTGCCGCCGATCCGCGACAAGATGCTGACGCTGGAGCGCGTGGGCCTGGGCTACGTCAAGGTCGGCCAGCCCGCCACCACCCTGTCGGGCGGCGAGGCCCAGCGGGTCAAGCTATCCAAGGAACTGGCCAAACGCGCCACCGGCCGCACCCTGTACATCCTCGACGAGCCGACCACCGGCCTGCATTTCGAGGACACCCGTAAACTGCTTGAGGTGCTTCAGGAACTGGTCGAGGCCGGCAACACCATCGTGGTGATCGAGCACAATCTCGATGTCATCAAGGTCGCCGACTATCTGCTCGACTTCGGCCCCGAGGGCGGCGACGGCGGCGGCGAGATCGTCGCGGTCGGCACGCCCGAACAGGTGGCGGGCAACACCGCCAGCTGGACCGGCAAATACCTCAAGGAGGTGCTGGACCGGCACGAGACCCGCCGCAAGGCGCGGGTCGCGGCCTTGGGCGGATCGGTGGAGCCGGCGAAGAAGAAGCGGGCGAAGGCGCCAGCCTGA
- a CDS encoding cytochrome b, producing the protein MSEHESTYVPKTGIEKWLDTRLPIIRFGADYMSLPTPRNLNYWWTFGGILALCLMTQIVTGIVLAMHYTPQVDLAFASVERIMRDVNGGWLIRYVHANGASMFFIAVYLHMLRGLYYGSYKAPREMIWIIGCVIFFLMIATAFLGYVLPWGQMSFWGAEVITNLIGAIPVIGEPILIWLRGGPAIDNATLNRFFSLHYLLPFAILGCVVLHLWALHSAGQNNPVGILIPADRSKKDMLPFHPYFTLKDGFAIILFLLLFAIFVFYQPNALGHADNYIPANPLQTPAHIVPEWYMLPFYAILRAIPDKFGGVVAMFAAIGVLFVLPWLDTSKVRSMRYRPTMRSFFFIFLVVGVGLGWCGGQLPDAQVIPGVAGFNLFDGNINSYLWLTRLFTAYYFLFFLVIMPFVGLKETPLPIPATISEPVLTGADAMPALAPASPEKKG; encoded by the coding sequence ATGAGCGAACACGAATCCACCTACGTCCCGAAAACGGGCATCGAGAAGTGGCTGGACACCCGGCTGCCGATCATCCGCTTCGGCGCCGACTATATGTCGCTGCCGACACCCAGAAACCTGAACTACTGGTGGACCTTCGGCGGCATTCTGGCCCTGTGCCTGATGACGCAGATCGTCACCGGCATCGTTCTGGCCATGCACTATACGCCGCAGGTCGATCTGGCCTTCGCCTCGGTCGAGCGGATCATGCGCGACGTCAACGGCGGCTGGCTGATCCGCTATGTCCACGCCAACGGCGCGTCGATGTTCTTCATCGCCGTCTATCTGCACATGCTGCGGGGCCTGTACTACGGCTCCTACAAGGCGCCGCGCGAGATGATCTGGATCATCGGCTGCGTGATCTTCTTCCTGATGATCGCCACGGCCTTCCTGGGGTACGTCCTGCCCTGGGGCCAGATGTCCTTCTGGGGCGCTGAGGTGATCACCAATCTGATCGGGGCCATTCCGGTGATCGGCGAGCCGATCCTGATCTGGCTGCGCGGCGGACCGGCGATCGACAATGCGACGCTGAACCGCTTCTTCTCGCTGCACTATCTGCTGCCCTTCGCCATATTGGGCTGTGTCGTCCTGCACCTATGGGCGCTGCACTCGGCGGGTCAGAACAATCCGGTCGGCATCCTGATCCCCGCCGATCGCTCGAAGAAGGACATGCTGCCCTTCCACCCCTATTTCACGCTGAAGGACGGGTTCGCGATCATCCTGTTCCTGCTGCTGTTCGCGATCTTCGTCTTCTATCAGCCGAACGCCCTGGGCCACGCCGACAACTATATCCCGGCCAACCCGCTGCAGACCCCGGCGCACATCGTGCCCGAGTGGTACATGCTGCCCTTCTACGCCATCCTGCGCGCCATCCCGGACAAGTTCGGCGGCGTGGTGGCCATGTTCGCCGCCATCGGCGTGCTGTTCGTCCTGCCCTGGCTGGATACCTCCAAGGTGCGGTCGATGCGCTATCGGCCGACCATGCGGTCCTTCTTCTTCATCTTCCTGGTGGTCGGCGTCGGCCTGGGCTGGTGCGGTGGTCAGCTGCCGGACGCCCAGGTCATTCCGGGTGTTGCGGGCTTCAATCTCTTTGACGGCAACATCAACTCCTATCTGTGGCTGACGCGGCTGTTCACGGCCTACTACTTCCTGTTCTTCCTGGTCATCATGCCCTTCGTCGGCCTGAAGGAGACGCCCCTGCCGATCCCGGCCACTATTTCCGAGCCGGTCCTGACGGGTGCGGACGCGATGCCGGCGCTCGCTCCGGCCTCGCCTGAGAAGAAGGGGTGA
- the petA gene encoding ubiquinol-cytochrome c reductase iron-sulfur subunit: MAETGVIPEGEGDPNRRDFIHIAAGAAAVGAGAMIAWPLINQMNPAADTLALASIEFDLTKVQEGQQVVIKWQGKPVFVRYRTPAELQRVIADDHAPGLKQPQTDAERTKPGHEKYLVVVGSCTHLGCVPTFGAGDYGGWFCPCHGSHYDASGRIRKGPAPLNLVVPDYEFASDTRVKIG; the protein is encoded by the coding sequence GTGGCCGAGACGGGTGTGATTCCGGAAGGCGAGGGCGATCCGAATCGCCGCGACTTCATCCATATCGCAGCGGGCGCCGCTGCGGTCGGCGCCGGGGCGATGATCGCCTGGCCCCTGATCAACCAGATGAACCCCGCCGCCGACACCCTGGCCCTGGCCTCGATCGAGTTCGATCTGACCAAGGTGCAGGAGGGCCAGCAGGTCGTCATCAAATGGCAGGGCAAACCGGTGTTCGTGCGGTATCGCACCCCGGCAGAACTGCAGCGCGTGATTGCCGACGACCACGCGCCGGGCCTGAAACAGCCCCAGACCGACGCCGAGCGCACCAAGCCGGGCCACGAGAAATATCTGGTTGTGGTTGGATCCTGCACCCATCTGGGCTGTGTTCCGACCTTCGGGGCCGGCGACTACGGCGGCTGGTTCTGCCCCTGCCACGGTTCGCACTATGATGCGTCCGGGCGGATCAGGAAAGGACCGGCGCCCCTGAACCTGGTGGTGCCGGACTACGAGTTCGCGTCCGATACCCGCGTCAAGATCGGTTGA
- a CDS encoding tRNA (cytidine(34)-2'-O)-methyltransferase, with protein sequence MRLALFQPDIPQNVGACIRLSACFGVELHVVEPTGFRFDDRAMKRAALDYGPLSHMRRHADWDAFQRDRPAGRLILFTTRGATPLPDFVFQPDDTLLFGKETSGAPDYVHAAADARVVIPLRPEARSLNLSVTAGIALWEGLRQTGGVG encoded by the coding sequence ATGCGTCTCGCCCTTTTTCAACCTGACATTCCTCAGAACGTCGGCGCCTGCATCCGGCTATCGGCCTGTTTCGGGGTCGAACTGCACGTCGTAGAGCCCACAGGCTTCCGTTTCGACGACCGCGCCATGAAGCGGGCGGCCTTGGACTATGGCCCCCTGTCGCATATGCGCCGCCATGCCGACTGGGACGCCTTTCAGCGCGACCGCCCCGCTGGACGACTGATTCTGTTCACCACACGAGGGGCCACCCCCCTGCCCGATTTCGTCTTTCAACCCGACGACACGCTTCTGTTCGGCAAGGAAACCTCCGGCGCGCCGGACTATGTCCACGCCGCCGCCGACGCCCGGGTCGTGATTCCGCTGCGGCCGGAGGCGCGCTCGCTGAACTTGTCGGTCACCGCAGGAATCGCCCTGTGGGAGGGACTGCGCCAGACCGGCGGCGTCGGTTAG
- a CDS encoding type II toxin-antitoxin system RelE/ParE family toxin: MRFTVVVLPSAQRDLLRLTSFLAEAAPSAVERMRAVVKEALRSLSDMPNRGQQIDEYDRRLKAPFGEGAYVIIYRVEQRRVVVSHDIHSREDWHSRDDWPA, translated from the coding sequence ATGAGGTTCACGGTCGTGGTGCTCCCGTCTGCGCAACGGGATCTGCTGCGACTGACATCTTTCCTGGCTGAGGCCGCTCCATCGGCCGTCGAGCGTATGCGCGCCGTGGTCAAGGAAGCGCTGCGTTCGCTTTCCGATATGCCGAACCGGGGCCAGCAGATCGACGAATACGACCGCCGGCTGAAGGCGCCATTCGGCGAGGGCGCCTATGTGATTATCTATCGGGTGGAGCAGCGGCGCGTCGTCGTCTCGCACGACATCCACTCACGAGAGGATTGGCATTCGCGGGACGATTGGCCAGCCTGA
- a CDS encoding cytochrome c1 — MMTVKINASMSRLIASAAVALGLLAAAPALASGGAAHPRSGGFSFEGPFGVYDQGQLQRGYKVYQEVCSACHGMNLMHYRNLGDRHGPFWNPKYPNPNDNPVVKALAKQVQVPDIDSETGEPIQRDATPADKFRSPYPNATAAAAGNGGAAPPDLSVMAKARHDGANYIYSLLSGYRAAPAGLTIREGQHYNPYMAGDLTPFWTGDKHHVPEGGFIAMPAPLRAGQVTYDDGSPQTVDQYAKDVAAFIAWTSEPKMVERKQAGFGVILFLLIFAGVTYASYRRVWKGVAH; from the coding sequence ATGATGACCGTGAAAATCAACGCCTCGATGTCCAGGCTCATCGCGTCGGCGGCCGTGGCCCTCGGCCTGCTGGCCGCAGCCCCGGCCCTGGCTTCGGGCGGGGCTGCCCATCCGCGCTCGGGCGGGTTCAGCTTCGAGGGACCGTTCGGCGTCTATGATCAGGGCCAGCTTCAGCGCGGCTACAAGGTCTATCAGGAGGTCTGTTCGGCCTGTCACGGCATGAACCTGATGCACTATCGCAATCTGGGTGATCGCCACGGGCCGTTCTGGAATCCGAAATATCCGAACCCGAACGACAATCCGGTGGTCAAGGCCCTGGCCAAACAGGTTCAGGTCCCGGATATCGACAGTGAGACCGGCGAACCGATCCAGCGCGACGCGACGCCCGCCGACAAGTTCCGCAGCCCCTATCCGAACGCCACGGCCGCCGCCGCAGGCAACGGCGGAGCGGCCCCGCCTGATCTATCGGTCATGGCCAAGGCCCGTCACGACGGCGCCAACTACATCTACTCGCTGCTGTCGGGCTATCGCGCGGCGCCGGCGGGCCTGACGATCCGGGAAGGGCAGCACTACAACCCCTATATGGCCGGCGACCTGACGCCCTTCTGGACCGGGGACAAGCACCATGTGCCGGAGGGCGGCTTCATCGCCATGCCGGCGCCGCTGCGGGCTGGCCAGGTGACCTATGACGACGGCTCGCCCCAGACGGTGGACCAGTATGCCAAGGACGTCGCTGCCTTCATCGCCTGGACCTCTGAACCCAAGATGGTCGAACGCAAACAGGCTGGGTTCGGGGTGATCTTGTTCCTGCTGATCTTCGCCGGCGTCACCTACGCCAGCTATCGCCGCGTCTGGAAGGGTGTCGCCCACTAG
- a CDS encoding M28 family peptidase, with protein sequence MSFRRGSVALAALFLAVCATVPVSAAPAPDDAFATASATTPEFSAQRLSDHIKYLSADELEGRFPGLVGERLTLAYLQAQYEALGLAPGGRDDAWLQPVDLVRFKPERAPTAAWTGPDGARHDLISGTDITLRAGRNDPVLKLEDLPLVFAGYGVVAPEPGWDDYGDADLTGKVVVILRGQPEPLGDDPNFYGSTEHKMQEALKRGAVGVITLQQEDSRWRRAVGGATRPQMTVKGSADARFTGSINTATGTALGGAALTEAVARAKTAGLGGAVALEARLSLDIAESTEVIHSNNLLAKIPGTTRPDEYVVYSAHWDHIGKAKEPNAEGDDIYNGAWDNASGTAGLIEMARAFKAGPAPERTVVFLHVTAEEQGLLGSEAYAADPVYPLAKTAADINIDMLPFTPATRDVAVFGVGKSELEDILARFAAGQGRAVTGDGYPKEGFYYRSDHFNFAAGGVPALMPWSGRDFVEGGMEAGTPYYEAQMGRYYHKLTDEWRADYDFTAALQNMDLLYRLGLTVADSETWPAWKPTAEFNAIRDATADQRR encoded by the coding sequence ATGTCCTTTCGTCGTGGTTCCGTGGCGCTGGCGGCGCTGTTTCTAGCGGTCTGCGCCACCGTTCCGGTCAGCGCGGCGCCCGCACCCGACGACGCTTTCGCGACGGCGTCCGCCACGACGCCCGAGTTCAGCGCACAGCGGCTGTCGGATCACATCAAATACCTGTCTGCCGATGAGCTGGAGGGGCGTTTCCCCGGCCTGGTCGGCGAACGCCTGACCCTGGCCTATCTCCAGGCGCAGTATGAAGCCCTGGGGCTGGCGCCGGGCGGGCGGGACGACGCCTGGCTCCAGCCGGTCGATCTGGTGCGGTTCAAGCCCGAAAGGGCGCCGACGGCCGCTTGGACCGGGCCGGACGGCGCGCGCCATGACTTGATCTCGGGCACGGACATCACCCTGCGCGCCGGTCGGAATGATCCTGTGCTGAAACTGGAAGACCTGCCGCTGGTCTTCGCCGGCTATGGTGTCGTGGCGCCGGAACCTGGGTGGGACGATTATGGAGACGCCGATCTGACCGGAAAGGTCGTTGTCATTCTGCGCGGGCAACCCGAACCTCTGGGCGACGATCCGAACTTCTACGGATCGACCGAACATAAGATGCAGGAGGCGCTGAAGCGCGGGGCCGTGGGCGTCATCACCTTGCAGCAAGAGGACAGCCGCTGGCGACGCGCTGTCGGCGGCGCGACCCGGCCGCAAATGACGGTCAAGGGCTCAGCCGATGCGCGCTTCACCGGCTCCATCAATACGGCGACAGGAACCGCCCTCGGAGGGGCGGCCCTGACGGAAGCGGTCGCACGCGCCAAGACGGCCGGCCTCGGCGGCGCCGTCGCTCTGGAGGCCAGGCTGTCGCTGGATATTGCCGAGTCGACCGAGGTGATTCACTCGAACAATCTGCTGGCGAAGATCCCAGGCACGACGCGACCCGACGAATATGTCGTCTATTCCGCCCATTGGGATCACATCGGCAAGGCCAAGGAGCCGAACGCCGAGGGCGACGACATCTACAACGGGGCCTGGGACAATGCCTCGGGCACAGCCGGCTTGATCGAGATGGCGCGGGCCTTCAAGGCGGGGCCGGCGCCCGAGCGCACCGTGGTCTTCCTGCACGTAACGGCCGAGGAGCAGGGATTGCTGGGTTCGGAGGCCTATGCCGCCGACCCAGTCTATCCGCTGGCGAAGACGGCGGCGGACATCAATATCGACATGCTGCCCTTCACGCCGGCGACGCGGGACGTGGCGGTGTTTGGCGTCGGCAAGTCGGAACTGGAGGATATTCTGGCGCGGTTCGCGGCGGGTCAAGGGCGCGCCGTGACCGGCGACGGCTATCCCAAGGAGGGCTTCTATTACCGCTCCGACCATTTCAACTTTGCGGCGGGCGGGGTGCCGGCCCTGATGCCGTGGAGCGGTCGCGATTTTGTCGAGGGCGGCATGGAGGCCGGCACGCCCTATTATGAAGCCCAGATGGGCCGCTATTACCACAAGCTGACGGACGAGTGGCGGGCCGACTATGACTTCACGGCGGCGCTGCAAAACATGGACCTGCTGTATCGGCTGGGGCTGACGGTGGCCGACAGCGAGACCTGGCCGGCATGGAAGCCGACAGCGGAGTTCAACGCCATCCGCGACGCCACCGCCGACCAGCGCCGTTAA